A region of the Aphelocoma coerulescens isolate FSJ_1873_10779 chromosome 1, UR_Acoe_1.0, whole genome shotgun sequence genome:
GAGTAGATTCCAGCCTAGCTGCTCCCCCTGCCGAAGAGGAAACCTGCGATCCTGgtcccattccaacccccttTAAAATACATGGCAAAGAAGACCCTGCCACGCCAGGATCTGCTCCAAACGGAGGTACAAAGATTCCTGTCAACTGGCAAATCAAGACCAAACCCACTGCTGCCGTGTCGACAGTGAGTGCAAAGAGCAAGCTACCAGCTACCTTTTCCTGCCCGCACATCTGCAGCTGTGATCAGATCCCTGGCTCAGGTTTAAAGGTTAATTGCAATGATAGGAATGTGAGCAGCTTGGTGGATTTGAAGCCCAAGCCGTCCAATgtgcaggagctgttcctgagAGACAACAAAATACACACCATCAGGAAATCCCACTTTCTGGATTACCGAAAACTTAATTTACTCGATCTAGGCAACAACAACATTGCCACCGTTGAGAATAACACTTTCAAGAACCTCTTTGATCTCCGATGGCTCTACATGGATAGCAACTACTTAGACACCCTGTCCCGGGAGAAATTTGCTGGGCTGCAAAACCTGGAGTATCTGAACGTGGAGTTTAATGGGATCCAGATGATCATGCCTGGCACCTTCAATGCGATGCCCAAACTGAGAGTCCTCATCCTCAACAACAACCTGCTGAGGTCTCTCCCAGTAGACGTGTTCGCCGGGGTCTCTCTTTCCAAGCTGAGCATACACAACAATTATTTCATGTACCTCCCGGTGGCGGGGGTGCTGGACCAGCTCACCTCCATCACCCAGATCGACCTGCACGGCAACCCATGGGACTGTACTTGCCCTATTGTGCCTTTTAAACAGTGGGCAGAGATGCTTCGCCCCAAGGTGATTATGAGTGACCTGAGGTGTGAGTCCCCTGAAGATTTCTTCAAGGAGGATTTCGAGTCTCTCTCCAATGATGTGATTTGCCCTCAGTTAAAAATCTCGCCCACATTAACTTCCACTAACAAAAACAGCACCGGGTTGACAGAGACAGGTACTCACTCCAACTCCTACTTGGAGACCAGCCGGGTCTCTATTTCGGTGCTAGTGCCAGGGCTTCTGCTGGTTTTTGTGACCTCTGCATTCACGGTGGTTGGCATGCTGGTTTTCATCCTGAGGAACAGAAAGCGGTCCAAGAGGAGGGATGCCAACTCTTCTGCATCCGAAATCAACTCCTTGCAGACGGTCTGCGACTCGTCCTACTGGCACAACGGGCCCTACAGTGCCGACGGGGCCCACAGGGTGTACGACTGCGGCTCCCACTCCCTGTCGGACTGAGgctgcgggcggggcgggggcggccgccACCCGGGACCGGCCCTTCCCTCTCCGGCCGGGGACAGCTCTGCACCTCCGCTGCTACCTTTTGTGAGAAACgaaacacacagacacacgcACGCCCTTCCTCACGACCCCCATAGCAAGCGCCGAGGCCCAGTGGGCGGCGGGGGGAGCCTGGCGCCGGGGCGCATCCCTGCAGCGCCGCGCAGCCCGGCGCCGTGCGCGCATCTCCCGCCCGTGCGCGGCCGGGGCAGCGACGGACAGGCGAGGAACCGCATCCTTCGGCTCCGGCAGGGCTAAACACGGCTCCTGGTTTTGTTGGGCTTTTGTTCTATTGTGTTGGGGTTTGATTTGCTTTTTTGCCCTCTTCCCTTGTGGACCGACCCCTTTCCAAGAGGccgggaaaaggagggaggcaGAGGACTGGTGTTGGCCTCCTCCTGATGGCAAAGCAGGAGGGGAAAGTTGCACGAAGGCATGAATGTAATGTAAATAAATGACTCCGACTCCGAAACAAATAGAcaaatggacaaaaaaaaaaaaaaaaaaaaaaaagtgctgcaTGGCTCGCATGGATACAACGCACCCCAGGGACGCTCCAGCCCCCGACTGGAAGCAGCGTCTAGTTCACACCATCATCCCTCTTACCTGATAAGTCCCTTCGTATCAAACCTTCTATATACGAAATAcagtataataataaaaagtgcCATTTCGCCAGTTTTTTTGTGTGATCAATAGGCAGTAGAGATCGTACTTttactgtggaaaaaaattgtaaagaTTTTATTTAAGACATAGTTGCATGAATATTCTCattggattttttaatttttatttttattttttggtgggAATTACTTTGCTGGGAGATTTGCTTTGTTGATACtgggttgtgttttgtttttcggGGGACGTGGGGAGGGTaggctttggttttgttttctctcttctttttcaatATACATATTCAGTATTGCCTTTCCATCTGAATGTAAAAATTAGTACCCTTGATTTCTATTAAGGTAACAGTGTAAACatactacaaaaaaaaatccaaggcaGTTAAGCATGACCAATTAATGTCACTCTAGCGCTTAGGCTGCAAAGTTTAATGGTAGAAAATTCTGTGCTGTTGTAAATCTTACTATAACTTGAGGAAAACAGAACTGAGGAAGCAAGTGAAACTTACTAATTCTATTCGAGGATTTTATAATGGCATATTTTTTCAGTATTAAAGTGAAAATGTTTTCAACTCCGGGTCCTCACCATTTTTCCAGCATCCAATTCTTGCAAACGGGTTACTTGGGTTTAGGGGACAGAGCCTCCTttcagtgctctgtgtgtgtttctctccctccctcccttcctccctcccttcctctatCTCATTCATTCACAGGCAGAGGCACAAACAACCTtccttccccccctttcccaatgTAAATAACACACAGAAGTTT
Encoded here:
- the SLITRK1 gene encoding SLIT and NTRK-like protein 1, with the protein product MLLWILLLETSLCFAAGNVTGDVCKEKICACNEIEGDLHVDCEKKGFTSLQHFTAPTSQFYHLFLHGNSLTRLFPNEFANFYNAVSLHMENNGLHEIVPGAFLGLQLVKRLHINNNKIKSFRKQTFLGLDDLEYLQADFNLLRDIDPGAFRDLNKLEVLILNDNLISTLPPNVFQYVPITHLDLRGNRLKTLPYEEVLEQIPGIAEILLEDNPWDCTCDLLSLKEWLENIPKNALIGRVICEAPTRLQGKDLNETTEQELCKKNRVDSSLAAPPAEEETCDPGPIPTPFKIHGKEDPATPGSAPNGGTKIPVNWQIKTKPTAAVSTVSAKSKLPATFSCPHICSCDQIPGSGLKVNCNDRNVSSLVDLKPKPSNVQELFLRDNKIHTIRKSHFLDYRKLNLLDLGNNNIATVENNTFKNLFDLRWLYMDSNYLDTLSREKFAGLQNLEYLNVEFNGIQMIMPGTFNAMPKLRVLILNNNLLRSLPVDVFAGVSLSKLSIHNNYFMYLPVAGVLDQLTSITQIDLHGNPWDCTCPIVPFKQWAEMLRPKVIMSDLRCESPEDFFKEDFESLSNDVICPQLKISPTLTSTNKNSTGLTETGTHSNSYLETSRVSISVLVPGLLLVFVTSAFTVVGMLVFILRNRKRSKRRDANSSASEINSLQTVCDSSYWHNGPYSADGAHRVYDCGSHSLSD